From Nitrospirota bacterium, the proteins below share one genomic window:
- a CDS encoding UDP-N-acetylmuramoyl-L-alanyl-D-glutamate--2,6-diaminopimelate ligase, which yields MRALLEGLTVAESRGDMGTPVRAIRYDSRRVEPGDLFVALRGGAADGHDYVGDALNRGAAAILAESRPEAGVPYAVVSDTREALAHMANVFYGRPSRELSVIGVTGTNGKTTTAHLLRSILEASGRKTGMLGTISYCYGDICIPAPFTTPEAPEFQGILRQMKDGGCTDVVTEVSSHALVQKRVEFTRFEAAVFTNLTSEHLDFHRSMEEYFGAKRRLFEEFFAGTAVLNADDFYGRELEASLPGPRVTYGIHRDADLRAADVRLTGDGLSFVLVHDGRRYPVASSLAGLPNVSNILAAAGAAVAVGVRWEDVLEGIARMRQVEGRFEKVQEGQDFLCVIDFAHTPDALERLIETAREITGGRVITVFGSGGDRDRSKRPVMGAAATRLSDLVFITSDNPRSEEPLSIIGEIAAGAAKENFRIVPDRAQAIGQALSEARPMDTVLIAGKGHEQYQEAAGRRLPFSDRETVRAVLATLTRARKGGSAWRT from the coding sequence ATGCGCGCACTACTTGAAGGGCTCACGGTGGCGGAGAGCCGGGGCGACATGGGCACGCCCGTCAGGGCCATCCGGTACGACTCCCGGCGGGTGGAGCCGGGAGACCTCTTCGTGGCCCTCAGGGGAGGGGCGGCCGACGGGCACGACTACGTGGGCGATGCCCTCAACAGGGGTGCTGCGGCCATCCTGGCCGAGAGCCGCCCGGAGGCCGGCGTCCCTTATGCCGTGGTCTCCGACACCAGGGAGGCACTGGCTCACATGGCAAACGTCTTTTACGGCCGGCCCTCCCGCGAGCTGTCGGTCATCGGCGTTACGGGAACCAACGGAAAGACCACCACGGCGCACCTCCTCCGCTCCATCCTGGAGGCCTCGGGAAGAAAGACGGGCATGCTGGGAACTATCTCCTACTGCTACGGGGACATCTGCATCCCCGCTCCTTTCACCACGCCGGAGGCCCCGGAGTTTCAGGGCATCCTCCGCCAGATGAAGGACGGGGGCTGCACCGACGTGGTCACGGAGGTCTCCTCCCACGCCCTGGTCCAGAAGCGGGTGGAGTTTACGCGGTTCGAGGCGGCTGTCTTCACGAACCTCACCAGCGAGCACCTGGACTTTCACCGGAGCATGGAGGAGTACTTCGGGGCGAAGCGGCGGCTCTTCGAGGAGTTCTTCGCGGGGACGGCCGTCCTGAACGCGGACGACTTCTACGGGCGAGAGCTTGAGGCGAGCCTCCCGGGGCCCCGGGTTACCTACGGCATCCATCGGGATGCGGATTTGCGGGCCGCGGACGTGCGCCTGACGGGCGACGGCCTCTCCTTCGTCCTCGTGCATGACGGAAGGCGTTACCCCGTGGCCTCCTCCCTGGCGGGGCTGCCCAACGTCAGCAACATCCTGGCCGCTGCGGGGGCCGCCGTGGCCGTGGGGGTGCGCTGGGAAGACGTCCTGGAGGGCATCGCGCGGATGCGGCAGGTGGAGGGCCGTTTCGAAAAGGTCCAGGAAGGGCAGGACTTCCTCTGCGTCATCGATTTCGCCCACACGCCGGACGCCCTGGAGAGGCTCATCGAGACCGCCCGGGAGATAACCGGGGGAAGGGTCATAACCGTCTTCGGCTCGGGCGGCGACCGCGACCGGTCCAAGCGCCCGGTCATGGGCGCGGCGGCCACGCGGCTGAGCGACCTGGTCTTCATCACCTCCGACAACCCCCGGAGCGAGGAGCCCCTCTCCATCATCGGCGAAATCGCGGCCGGGGCGGCAAAGGAGAACTTTCGCATCGTGCCCGACAGGGCCCAGGCCATAGGGCAGGCCCTGTCGGAGGCCCGCCCCATGGACACCGTGCTCATCGCGGGAAAGGGACATGAGCAGTACCAGGAGGCCGCCGGCAGACGGCTGCCCTTCAGCGACAGGGAGACCGTTCGCGCCGTCCTGGCCACGTTGACGCGGGCCAGGAAAGGAGGCTCCGCATGGCGCACCTGA
- a CDS encoding penicillin-binding protein 2 has translation MDKRAVILSTAVIFGFAVVVLRLGDLMLLDHQKLAARARHQQLGQEDLLVGRGVIFDRRGRELAVNVDTFSVYCNPRQVRKPRETARALARATGASYATVLRRLISDKGFVWVARNLPPETARTARALGLEGVGFLPEMVRYYPKGALASHVIGFVGVDNQPLEGIELAYDKSLKGRQRKVRVHRDALGRTLSEGVQFDPQANSLVLTLDEGLQYIVEKELAKGVEQWHAAWGTAVMMNPQTGEILAMANVPTYDLNDPGDYPASARRNRAITDTYEPGSTFKVITAAASLEERVVDTTTIFDASQGFIRVGRQAIWDVHNKGILSFGEVLKTSSNVATVMMSEMLPAEALYRYVRGFGFGEETGVDLPGEAAGVVKPPKQWSGTTKAAMSIGYEVAVTPLQLLRAYCAVANGGYMIKPHVVARVISPEGDILYEADKSQGRRAITRRTAAILKTILVGVTQKGGTAMGAHLDGNTVAGKTGTARLVDPETGTYSHKKYAGSFVGFVPADRPRIALIVVLFEPHGKYYGGLVAAPVFREIARQTLAYLNVPREDTFGDDVLVVRTMRKDYH, from the coding sequence ATGGACAAACGGGCGGTCATTCTGAGCACTGCTGTCATCTTCGGGTTTGCCGTTGTCGTCCTCCGGCTCGGCGACCTCATGCTGCTCGACCACCAGAAGCTGGCGGCCCGGGCCAGGCACCAGCAGCTGGGGCAGGAAGACCTCCTGGTGGGCCGGGGAGTCATCTTCGACAGGCGCGGCCGGGAGCTGGCCGTCAACGTCGACACCTTCTCGGTCTACTGCAACCCCCGCCAGGTGCGCAAGCCCAGGGAGACGGCGCGGGCCCTGGCGCGGGCGACCGGGGCGAGCTACGCCACCGTGCTTCGGAGGCTCATCTCGGACAAGGGCTTCGTCTGGGTGGCCCGGAACCTGCCGCCGGAGACGGCACGGACGGCGCGGGCCCTGGGCCTCGAGGGCGTGGGGTTTCTTCCCGAGATGGTCCGGTACTATCCGAAGGGGGCACTGGCCTCCCACGTCATCGGCTTCGTGGGGGTGGACAACCAGCCCCTGGAGGGCATAGAGCTGGCATACGACAAGAGCCTCAAAGGCAGGCAGAGGAAAGTCCGCGTGCACAGGGACGCCCTGGGGAGGACTCTTTCGGAGGGCGTGCAGTTTGACCCGCAGGCCAACAGCCTCGTTCTGACGCTGGACGAGGGCCTCCAGTACATCGTGGAGAAGGAACTGGCGAAGGGCGTCGAGCAGTGGCATGCCGCATGGGGGACGGCCGTCATGATGAACCCCCAAACCGGAGAGATACTGGCCATGGCCAATGTGCCCACATACGACCTGAACGACCCCGGGGACTACCCGGCCTCCGCGCGCCGCAACCGGGCCATTACCGACACCTACGAGCCCGGCTCCACCTTCAAGGTCATCACCGCGGCGGCCTCCCTGGAGGAGCGCGTGGTGGACACCACCACCATCTTCGACGCCAGCCAGGGCTTCATCCGGGTGGGGAGGCAGGCCATTTGGGACGTGCACAACAAGGGGATTCTCTCCTTCGGCGAGGTCCTGAAGACCTCCTCGAACGTGGCCACGGTGATGATGAGCGAGATGCTCCCGGCCGAGGCCCTCTACCGGTATGTCCGGGGTTTCGGCTTCGGCGAGGAAACGGGGGTCGACCTGCCCGGGGAGGCCGCCGGCGTGGTCAAGCCTCCCAAGCAGTGGTCTGGCACCACGAAGGCGGCCATGAGCATCGGCTACGAGGTGGCGGTCACGCCGCTGCAACTGCTGAGGGCCTACTGCGCGGTGGCCAACGGGGGCTACATGATAAAGCCCCACGTGGTGGCCAGGGTCATCTCTCCCGAGGGGGACATCCTCTATGAGGCCGACAAGTCCCAGGGGAGGAGGGCCATCACCCGGAGGACGGCAGCCATATTAAAGACCATTCTGGTGGGTGTCACCCAGAAAGGGGGAACGGCCATGGGGGCCCATCTGGACGGCAACACCGTGGCCGGCAAAACGGGCACCGCACGGCTCGTCGACCCGGAGACGGGGACCTACTCGCATAAGAAGTATGCCGGCAGCTTCGTGGGCTTCGTCCCCGCCGACAGGCCCCGGATAGCCCTCATCGTGGTGCTCTTCGAGCCCCACGGAAAGTACTACGGCGGACTGGTGGCGGCCCCGGTGTTCCGGGAGATAGCCCGCCAGACCCTGGCCTACCTGAACGTGCCCCGGGAGGACACCTTCGGCGACGACGTCCTGGTGGTCCGGACGATGCGGAAGGATTATCACTGA
- the rsmH gene encoding 16S rRNA (cytosine(1402)-N(4))-methyltransferase RsmH produces MRPQQHLPVMAEETLAFLDVREDGVYVDATVGPGGHSERILEHLGREGALYCLDRDEEALALARERLGDGRCRFRKARFGEMGQVLREEGLREADGVLMDLGVSMLQMKAPERGMSFASDAPLDMRMDRSQALRAEDIVNSWSEKELADLIYTYGEETRSRRVARAIVQARKHKRLTTCRELTEVVSAVLPRRGRTHPATRTFQALRMAVNDELGELERGLPQALALLKPGGRLAVIAYHSLEDRAVKNFMRREKEKGSLRVLTKKPVVARREEVLSNPSARSAKLRAAEAVR; encoded by the coding sequence ATGAGACCTCAACAGCACCTGCCGGTCATGGCGGAGGAGACGCTTGCGTTTCTGGACGTGAGGGAGGACGGCGTGTACGTTGACGCGACGGTGGGCCCCGGCGGGCACTCCGAACGGATACTGGAGCACCTGGGCCGGGAGGGGGCTTTGTACTGCCTGGACCGCGACGAGGAAGCCCTGGCCCTGGCCCGGGAGCGGCTCGGGGACGGGCGGTGCAGGTTCCGGAAGGCCCGGTTCGGCGAGATGGGGCAGGTCCTCCGGGAAGAGGGCCTCCGGGAGGCCGACGGCGTTCTCATGGACCTCGGTGTTTCCATGCTTCAGATGAAAGCCCCGGAGCGGGGGATGAGCTTTGCCTCCGACGCCCCCCTGGACATGCGGATGGACCGGAGCCAGGCCCTCCGGGCGGAGGACATCGTGAATTCGTGGTCCGAGAAGGAGCTGGCCGACCTCATCTACACATACGGGGAGGAGACCCGCTCCCGAAGGGTGGCCAGGGCCATCGTCCAGGCCCGCAAGCACAAGCGCCTGACCACCTGCCGGGAGCTGACGGAGGTCGTCAGCGCGGTCCTTCCCCGCCGCGGCAGGACCCATCCGGCTACGCGGACGTTTCAGGCCCTCAGGATGGCCGTCAACGATGAGCTCGGGGAGCTTGAGCGCGGCCTTCCCCAGGCCCTGGCCCTCTTGAAGCCGGGGGGCAGGCTGGCGGTCATCGCGTACCATTCGCTGGAGGACAGGGCGGTGAAGAATTTCATGCGGAGAGAGAAGGAGAAGGGGAGCCTGCGGGTCCTCACCAAAAAGCCCGTGGTTGCGCGGCGCGAGGAAGTGCTGAGCAACCCCTCGGCAAGGAGTGCGAAGCTCAGGGCGGCGGAGGCGGTGCGATGA
- the mraZ gene encoding division/cell wall cluster transcriptional repressor MraZ yields the protein MRAFSGKYYYSLDPKGRLMIPAPFRDIIAGRASPNLYITNAPSEHCLHIYPEEEWFALAERVRVLPRMDRNVRLYMRRVIASAVSLTLDKQGRVLVPAAHREDSGLNAEVVIVGQIDKIEVWDRTMWDQVNDLSRIDLEAYEAALSNFGL from the coding sequence ATGAGGGCGTTCTCCGGAAAATATTACTACAGCCTGGACCCGAAGGGAAGGCTCATGATACCGGCCCCCTTCCGGGACATCATAGCCGGCCGGGCAAGCCCCAACCTCTATATCACCAACGCGCCGTCGGAGCACTGCCTGCACATCTACCCCGAGGAGGAATGGTTCGCCCTGGCCGAGAGGGTCCGGGTCCTGCCGAGGATGGACAGGAACGTGAGGCTGTACATGCGGCGGGTCATCGCCTCGGCGGTCTCCCTCACGCTGGACAAGCAGGGCCGGGTCCTGGTGCCGGCGGCCCACAGGGAGGACTCGGGCCTCAACGCGGAAGTGGTCATCGTTGGGCAGATTGACAAGATAGAGGTCTGGGACAGGACGATGTGGGACCAGGTGAACGACCTCTCCCGGATAGACCTGGAGGCGTATGAAGCCGCACTCAGCAATTTTGGACTCTAG